One stretch of Pandoraea oxalativorans DNA includes these proteins:
- a CDS encoding hybrid sensor histidine kinase/response regulator, translating to MPARTMTRDIAIAGRLLRIGGLLALLFGLSVWVAAVSYALFGTLWQSGQKTESFFAAVGREIRDLEIFNEQARAMAQATQASTVRPGGATQALTDRILKPLISMPAGTARRINGVGWDSEFEIVKLAEITQERAALLARLTLRLMVLDANFWSPLDAQDETFIISADGAFATYRPAVGREAFSPADLARDTQAILAEINKVERYHARIRGNSEGPFWTYNYTHPVTHLKTVSSFVPIRDLHGHLVLYVGTSMSPDMIVPPRMRNLERSGEALQLISDDGLVIASAGLPMSSLGYLRTLVTLPLFGGAQMTLRSDGQRLVFERRLASTPWFVRYAVRPAQLLKENATVLLGATLLLLLYAGGVYAGMRYMRQRIIEPARQRTTALLERDAFTQTLIETAPVGMAIIDPFEPAVVMSNPAYAGTVDLLRHLGDGELTRMYRQLHSGVAARPVRRLLSALDDAGERHYAVSFVDTVFREQPVLIGTLSDVTEQRRFELEQRKARLAAESANRAKDVFLTTVSHEMRTPLYGTLASLELLSAQNLGDEHRYYVDVMESSTRNLLDLINDLLDYSRIQVGRFELNSRDYSLLKELEAVGLSFTGRARLQGLTLDWMIDPLLVRAVHTDALRLGQVVTNLVGNAIKFTEKGHVAFSAMVTRSDMQGCDVAFTVGDSGVGIAAADLADLFRPFGKSTTEPGMQHGTGLGLAISHQFVGMLGGVLAVDSEQGQGTTMRFTLHLPWAPDSEAPVVVDSQETFAYVSALSRRHWYLDALIRRAGFVPVRYDDAVSWSTGAGREQDSGLLMFADEWPVRGMAGAEVYLLRATPVDRPAGSTPTWPRDIALLQQAELWEALGATPRPGLSTNADLPVPGTVNAQTRVRPLAGWYVLVADDHPISGMLLSRQLEGLGAMVDCYHDPREALDAFDAESHMLVITDANMPHLSGHALATAIKARAPHVPVVVATADVTLRNDREAKSPYDAVVYKPVDARSLLRVIELVRSRYPSLCVEIAPLPASSRLIENAPRPVPEAASPKDWRLPLSDMLDTFVKIADQDIANCRAALAESSRETLRHSAHRLRGGFMAFGLSSLASLAAQVEHLAPQASVGQMEAAFDALDTAWNDWLRSQGHAIASDA from the coding sequence ATGCCTGCCAGAACGATGACGCGCGACATCGCGATCGCGGGCCGCCTGCTTCGCATTGGTGGCCTGCTGGCCCTGCTGTTCGGTTTGTCGGTGTGGGTCGCAGCGGTCTCCTATGCGCTCTTCGGCACCCTCTGGCAAAGCGGACAAAAGACGGAGTCGTTCTTTGCGGCTGTCGGGCGCGAAATCCGGGACCTCGAGATCTTCAACGAACAGGCTCGCGCGATGGCGCAGGCGACCCAGGCAAGCACCGTGCGTCCCGGCGGTGCTACGCAGGCGCTGACCGACCGCATTCTGAAGCCGCTGATCTCCATGCCGGCGGGCACTGCGCGGCGCATCAACGGCGTGGGCTGGGACAGCGAATTCGAAATCGTCAAACTGGCGGAAATCACGCAAGAGCGCGCAGCGTTGCTCGCGCGTCTGACGTTGCGCCTCATGGTGCTCGACGCCAACTTCTGGAGTCCGCTCGACGCACAGGACGAGACCTTCATCATCTCCGCAGACGGAGCGTTTGCGACCTATCGTCCCGCCGTTGGCCGCGAAGCATTCAGCCCGGCCGACCTGGCGCGCGACACGCAGGCGATTCTCGCAGAAATCAACAAGGTCGAGCGCTATCACGCGCGTATCCGGGGCAACAGTGAAGGTCCGTTCTGGACTTACAACTACACGCATCCTGTCACGCATCTGAAAACCGTTTCGAGTTTCGTGCCGATCCGCGATCTACACGGCCATCTGGTGCTTTATGTCGGCACCAGCATGTCACCGGATATGATCGTGCCGCCACGCATGCGCAATCTTGAACGTTCAGGCGAAGCGCTCCAGCTGATTTCGGACGATGGCCTTGTCATTGCGAGCGCCGGGCTTCCGATGTCGTCCTTGGGTTATCTGCGTACGCTGGTTACGCTGCCGCTCTTTGGCGGCGCGCAGATGACCTTGCGCTCCGACGGTCAGCGTCTGGTGTTCGAGCGGCGATTGGCATCGACGCCGTGGTTCGTGCGTTACGCCGTGCGCCCCGCGCAGTTGCTGAAAGAGAACGCGACGGTGTTGCTCGGCGCGACGTTGCTATTGCTCCTGTACGCTGGCGGCGTCTATGCTGGCATGCGTTACATGCGTCAACGCATCATCGAACCTGCGCGTCAGCGCACGACGGCGTTGCTGGAGCGCGATGCTTTCACCCAGACGCTTATCGAGACGGCACCCGTCGGTATGGCGATCATCGATCCGTTCGAGCCGGCCGTGGTGATGAGTAATCCGGCGTATGCCGGTACGGTCGATTTGCTCAGACATCTTGGCGATGGCGAGCTGACGCGGATGTACCGTCAACTGCACAGCGGCGTGGCGGCACGTCCCGTCCGGCGTCTCCTCAGTGCGCTCGACGACGCGGGTGAGCGCCACTACGCGGTGAGCTTCGTCGATACGGTGTTTCGTGAGCAACCGGTGTTGATCGGCACACTGTCGGACGTCACCGAACAGCGCCGCTTCGAGCTGGAGCAACGCAAGGCACGTCTTGCTGCGGAGAGCGCCAATCGCGCGAAGGACGTGTTCCTTACGACCGTCAGCCATGAGATGCGCACGCCACTGTACGGCACGCTGGCGTCGCTCGAATTGCTCAGTGCGCAGAACCTTGGCGACGAGCATCGCTATTACGTGGACGTGATGGAGAGTTCGACGCGTAATTTGCTCGATCTCATCAACGATCTTCTCGATTATTCACGCATTCAGGTCGGTCGCTTCGAACTGAATTCTCGCGATTACTCGCTGCTAAAGGAGCTTGAGGCGGTGGGGTTGTCGTTCACAGGTCGCGCGCGTTTGCAGGGCCTCACGTTGGACTGGATGATCGATCCGCTCCTCGTTCGTGCGGTGCACACGGATGCGCTGCGTCTCGGACAGGTCGTGACCAACCTTGTCGGCAACGCCATCAAGTTCACCGAAAAGGGACACGTGGCGTTCAGTGCAATGGTGACGCGCTCGGATATGCAGGGCTGCGACGTGGCCTTTACGGTGGGCGATAGCGGTGTAGGCATCGCGGCTGCCGATCTTGCCGATCTGTTCCGGCCATTCGGCAAGAGCACCACCGAGCCGGGCATGCAGCATGGCACGGGGCTGGGGCTGGCGATTTCGCATCAGTTCGTCGGTATGCTCGGTGGTGTTCTGGCCGTCGACAGCGAGCAGGGGCAGGGCACGACCATGCGCTTCACGCTGCATCTGCCGTGGGCCCCCGATAGCGAGGCCCCGGTTGTCGTGGATTCGCAGGAGACGTTCGCTTATGTGAGCGCATTGTCGCGTCGTCACTGGTACCTCGATGCGTTGATCCGTCGTGCGGGTTTCGTCCCGGTTCGATATGACGACGCCGTGTCGTGGTCGACGGGGGCCGGTCGCGAGCAGGATTCCGGTCTCCTGATGTTCGCTGACGAATGGCCGGTGCGTGGCATGGCGGGCGCGGAAGTCTACTTACTCCGTGCTACGCCGGTGGACCGTCCAGCCGGAAGCACACCGACGTGGCCGCGCGACATCGCCCTGCTGCAACAGGCCGAACTTTGGGAGGCGCTGGGCGCTACGCCACGCCCGGGCCTGTCGACCAACGCCGACCTTCCGGTGCCGGGCACGGTCAATGCACAGACGCGCGTGAGGCCGTTGGCCGGTTGGTACGTGCTGGTCGCAGACGATCATCCGATCAGCGGCATGTTGCTGTCACGTCAGTTGGAAGGACTCGGCGCGATGGTGGATTGCTATCACGACCCTCGCGAAGCGCTCGACGCGTTCGATGCCGAGTCGCACATGCTCGTTATCACCGATGCCAACATGCCGCACCTCTCCGGGCATGCGCTGGCGACGGCGATCAAGGCACGTGCACCCCATGTGCCGGTGGTGGTGGCGACGGCCGACGTCACGCTGCGCAATGATCGCGAGGCAAAATCGCCTTACGATGCGGTCGTCTACAAACCCGTGGACGCCCGTTCGTTGCTGCGGGTCATCGAACTGGTTCGCTCGCGCTACCCGTCGCTTTGCGTAGAGATCGCGCCGTTGCCGGCGTCGTCGCGACTGATCGAGAATGCCCCCAGACCTGTGCCTGAGGCGGCGTCACCCAAGGACTGGCGCTTGCCCTTGTCGGACATGCTCGACACCTTTGTCAAGATTGCGGATCAGGACATCGCGAATTGTCGGGCGGCGCTCGCCGAGTCTTCACGCGAGACACTCCGCCACTCGGCGCACCGGCTGCGTGGAGGCTTCATGGCGTTTGGTCTGAGTTCGCTGGCGTCCCTAGCCGCACAGGTCGAACATCTCGCGCCGCAGGCGTCGGTCGGACAGATGGAGGCGGCTTTCGACGCACTCGATACGGCCTGGAACGATTGGCTGCGCTCACAAGGGCACGCTATCGCCAGCGACGCGTGA
- a CDS encoding response regulator transcription factor, which translates to MMVKILIADDHPIVASTLREMLSPDPGFHVLPPVSNSTELFKALETNSVDVLITDYCMPGGAFGDGLVMINRVRRKYPDVKIIVFTSIEQPAIIHALDSCGVLGVMTKSDDLREITVCVERCRRGMSYRGGRAEQILEEQMRRKPTARRPLSPKEMEVLRMYLDGQNVSQIAGALKRSAKTINNQKRMAMCKLGCRTDMELFKLHVSSPVQFARDGDAEAPSAA; encoded by the coding sequence ATGATGGTAAAGATTCTGATTGCGGACGATCACCCGATCGTCGCCTCCACGCTACGTGAAATGCTGTCCCCGGACCCGGGTTTTCACGTGCTGCCTCCTGTCTCGAATTCGACCGAGTTGTTCAAGGCGCTCGAAACGAATTCGGTCGACGTCCTCATTACCGATTACTGCATGCCCGGTGGCGCATTCGGCGATGGCCTCGTCATGATCAACCGCGTCCGTCGCAAGTATCCCGACGTCAAGATCATCGTGTTCACGTCGATCGAACAGCCGGCCATTATTCACGCACTCGACAGCTGTGGCGTGTTGGGTGTGATGACCAAGTCCGACGACCTGCGTGAAATCACCGTGTGTGTGGAGCGCTGCCGGCGCGGTATGAGTTATCGCGGTGGACGCGCCGAGCAGATTCTCGAGGAGCAGATGCGCCGCAAGCCGACGGCGCGCCGCCCGCTCTCGCCCAAGGAAATGGAAGTGTTGCGGATGTATCTGGATGGTCAGAACGTGTCGCAAATTGCGGGTGCGCTCAAGCGTTCCGCCAAAACGATCAACAACCAGAAACGCATGGCCATGTGCAAGTTGGGTTGCCGCACCGACATGGAGTTATTCAAGCTGCACGTGTCGAGCCCGGTTCAGTTTGCGCGTGACGGCGATGCCGAAGCGCCGAGTGCCGCCTGA